The Gillisia sp. Hel_I_86 genome has a segment encoding these proteins:
- a CDS encoding calcium/sodium antiporter has product MSIVYILIGFVLLVVGGEFLVRSSVAISFKFNISKMIIGLTVVSFATSAPELLVSLQAALAGFSDIALGNVIGSNIANIGLVLGITAIISPLIIDKDFYKFNWPIMMFFSFALYLFLYTGGNISRIEGAALLIGIIIYVLFLIQRARKNRIEVEGVDDSLEAISGFKIIVWLLIGGVALYGGSELLVTGAVDLAEMIGVSERVISVSIIAVGTSVPELAASVIAALKKEKAISLGNLIGSNIFNIASVLGITALIQPIYLKSEQLLTNDIFWMLGFSFVLIPLAFLPERFSISRYKGMILFGAYVVFIGLAFLK; this is encoded by the coding sequence ATGAGCATAGTTTATATATTAATTGGATTTGTTCTATTGGTTGTGGGCGGGGAATTCTTGGTAAGATCTTCGGTAGCAATTTCATTTAAATTCAATATCTCAAAAATGATAATTGGGTTAACGGTGGTGTCTTTTGCCACTTCTGCCCCTGAGTTATTAGTGAGTTTGCAAGCGGCTTTGGCTGGGTTCTCAGATATTGCTTTAGGAAACGTGATTGGCTCCAACATTGCAAATATTGGTTTGGTACTGGGAATCACGGCCATAATCTCCCCATTGATTATAGACAAGGATTTTTATAAGTTCAACTGGCCCATTATGATGTTCTTCTCTTTTGCTTTGTATCTTTTCCTTTACACTGGAGGTAATATATCCAGAATTGAAGGAGCGGCCTTGTTAATAGGCATCATTATATATGTGCTTTTCTTGATACAGCGGGCTAGAAAAAACCGGATAGAGGTAGAAGGTGTAGATGATTCTTTAGAAGCTATTTCTGGCTTTAAAATCATAGTTTGGTTGCTAATTGGTGGAGTGGCACTTTATGGAGGCTCAGAATTGTTGGTTACCGGTGCTGTAGACCTTGCTGAAATGATCGGGGTTAGCGAACGCGTGATTTCGGTGAGTATTATTGCAGTGGGAACAAGTGTACCGGAGTTGGCCGCTTCAGTAATTGCCGCATTAAAAAAGGAAAAAGCAATTTCGCTCGGAAATTTAATAGGATCCAATATTTTCAATATTGCTTCGGTTCTGGGAATCACAGCCCTTATTCAACCTATTTATTTAAAGTCGGAACAACTACTTACCAACGACATCTTTTGGATGCTGGGTTTTTCTTTTGTACTAATTCCTTTAGCTTTTCTTCCAGAGAGATTTAGTATCTCCAGGTATAAGGGAATGATCCTCTTTGGTGCCTATGTTGTTTTTATAGGATTGGCTTTTTTAAAATAG
- a CDS encoding BlaI/MecI/CopY family transcriptional regulator yields MQKLTNKEEAIMHILWKLKKAFVKEVQAELTDEKLHYNTVSTIIRNLEEKGYVAHKAFGKTHQYYPTVSKEAYRKQFMNTATKKFFDNSYKSMVSFFAKEEKISAEELREILAIIEKKEK; encoded by the coding sequence ATGCAGAAACTCACGAATAAAGAAGAAGCGATCATGCATATTTTATGGAAGCTTAAAAAAGCCTTTGTAAAGGAAGTTCAGGCAGAATTGACCGATGAGAAACTTCATTACAACACGGTTTCTACTATTATTAGGAACCTGGAAGAGAAAGGCTATGTGGCGCATAAAGCTTTCGGAAAAACACACCAATATTATCCAACAGTTTCCAAAGAGGCCTATAGAAAGCAATTTATGAACACAGCCACCAAAAAATTCTTCGACAATTCTTATAAAAGTATGGTTTCGTTTTTTGCAAAAGAAGAAAAAATTTCTGCGGAAGAATTGCGGGAAATCTTGGCTATTATAGAAAAAAAGGAGAAATAA
- a CDS encoding M56 family metallopeptidase: MESLLTYLLKSAGLLSLFYLLYIVLLKNDTSFTANRKFLLGGIFTSLVLPAIYFTKRIMVNAPEIVYSESSLNSNFITIPESTSLEMDWWMIAGTSYLIITGFFLLRFCFRIFQIYKMIHFSNIKKEGKFKIVETLDIAGPFSFFNYLFINTKTIPEEEYPIMLRHEKVHASQFHSFDMLASHLLAAILWFNPISWYYKKAVEQNLEFIADHETAQALECIQQYQHVLVKVTTNQYQSVLVNHFYQSFIKKRIVMLNKKSSNHSNISKMSLILPLLLAFMLTFNVKTEAKVKQGSKVVINDVQFYPDALASAIITKNSTKEQLEDVAREFKKQGAELQFKKLKFSKEGMLTRINIKYAVEKTGDSGNFNKNGDSPIDDIEIILSEDLKIEFRSPNNRNKKNEFVFISDSNPLGMDATLTHETIGYKEDLGDVTKERIIVVDPNKNISGGPFSVGNKVHYYSTDSDSISGNGKIINVNTKNGNRITWTSSDTDTIKSTYRIIVLDSSHTNASNISKEIKVISREKKDRPLYIVDGVVKNDDFNSEKINPSNIENVYVLKDSSAIRKYGAKGINGVVQINTINNKLFKISPKMTDAELENLKLTVASTTGFKLSLDDIKRNKKGLISTISIKFKDNSRKMVSGNYSESAGISDIYFGEKEGGTIIIYSN; the protein is encoded by the coding sequence ATGGAAAGTTTGCTTACCTATTTATTAAAAAGCGCGGGTTTATTAAGCCTCTTTTATTTACTATATATAGTGTTGCTTAAAAATGACACTTCTTTTACCGCAAACAGGAAATTTTTATTGGGAGGGATCTTTACTTCTTTGGTTTTGCCGGCCATCTACTTTACCAAAAGGATAATGGTTAATGCTCCTGAAATAGTCTATTCTGAATCCTCACTAAATTCAAATTTCATCACAATACCGGAAAGCACTTCTTTAGAAATGGATTGGTGGATGATCGCCGGAACAAGCTATTTAATAATAACCGGGTTCTTCCTACTTCGATTTTGTTTCAGGATCTTCCAGATCTATAAAATGATCCATTTCAGCAATATCAAAAAAGAAGGAAAGTTCAAAATTGTTGAAACCCTGGACATCGCTGGCCCCTTTTCCTTCTTTAATTATCTCTTTATAAATACTAAAACAATTCCAGAAGAGGAATATCCCATAATGCTGCGGCATGAAAAAGTACATGCCAGCCAGTTTCATTCTTTCGATATGTTGGCATCCCACCTTCTCGCTGCAATCTTATGGTTCAACCCGATAAGCTGGTATTACAAAAAAGCAGTCGAGCAAAATCTGGAATTTATTGCAGATCATGAAACAGCACAAGCATTGGAATGTATCCAGCAGTACCAACATGTTCTCGTAAAAGTTACAACAAATCAATATCAAAGCGTATTGGTCAATCATTTTTATCAATCCTTCATCAAAAAACGAATAGTTATGTTAAACAAAAAATCATCAAACCACAGCAATATCTCTAAGATGAGCTTAATTCTTCCTTTGCTTTTAGCTTTTATGCTCACTTTTAATGTGAAAACGGAAGCTAAGGTAAAACAAGGGTCTAAAGTTGTGATAAACGATGTTCAATTTTATCCTGATGCACTGGCCTCAGCTATCATCACAAAAAATTCAACAAAAGAACAACTGGAAGATGTAGCTAGAGAATTTAAAAAACAAGGAGCAGAACTTCAATTCAAAAAACTGAAATTTTCAAAGGAAGGGATGTTGACCCGAATCAATATCAAATATGCAGTTGAAAAGACCGGAGACTCCGGGAACTTCAATAAAAATGGAGATTCCCCAATAGATGATATCGAAATTATTTTATCAGAAGATTTAAAAATTGAATTTCGGTCTCCCAATAACAGGAATAAAAAAAATGAATTTGTATTTATAAGCGATTCCAATCCTCTTGGTATGGATGCCACTTTAACGCATGAAACTATAGGTTACAAAGAAGACCTCGGCGATGTAACAAAAGAGCGTATAATAGTTGTAGATCCAAACAAGAATATTTCCGGAGGTCCATTTTCAGTTGGAAACAAGGTCCATTATTATTCAACAGACAGCGATTCCATTAGCGGAAATGGCAAGATTATAAATGTGAACACAAAAAATGGCAATCGCATCACATGGACATCCAGTGATACCGATACCATCAAAAGCACATATAGAATAATCGTTCTAGACAGTTCTCATACCAATGCATCCAATATTTCCAAGGAGATAAAAGTAATTTCAAGGGAGAAGAAGGACAGGCCGCTTTATATTGTTGATGGAGTAGTTAAAAATGATGATTTCAATTCAGAAAAAATAAATCCTTCAAATATCGAGAACGTGTATGTTCTTAAAGATTCTTCTGCAATAAGAAAATATGGTGCTAAAGGCATAAATGGGGTGGTGCAAATAAATACAATAAACAATAAACTATTTAAAATTTCACCAAAGATGACCGATGCTGAATTAGAAAACCTAAAGTTAACTGTTGCTTCAACTACAGGCTTTAAACTTTCTTTAGATGATATTAAAAGAAACAAGAAAGGGCTTATTAGCACTATTTCGATAAAATTTAAAGATAATTCAAGAAAAATGGTATCTGGAAATTACTCAGAATCAGCTGGAATATCCGATATTTATTTCGGAGAAAAAGAAGGTGGTACTATTATCATCTATTCTAACTAA
- a CDS encoding YfiT family bacillithiol transferase — protein sequence MESHSVLEKLKYPIGKFSLPETISEAAIKSWIAAIEQFPNRLNKLVPYLSASELNYRYRPEGWTIKQVVHHCADSHMNSFVRFKLCLTEELPTIKTYHEDKWAELPDTTETDVSTSLKLLEGLHARWTVLLKSLDALALSKQYIHPEKAQPLDLKDTIALYAWHGNHHLAHIKQALENKED from the coding sequence ATGGAATCGCACTCAGTTTTAGAAAAATTAAAATACCCAATTGGGAAATTCAGTCTCCCGGAAACAATTTCCGAAGCAGCTATAAAAAGTTGGATCGCAGCTATTGAACAATTTCCCAATAGACTGAATAAATTGGTGCCTTACCTTTCTGCCAGTGAGCTAAATTATAGGTACAGGCCAGAAGGATGGACGATAAAACAAGTCGTCCACCACTGTGCAGATAGCCACATGAACAGCTTTGTGAGATTTAAATTATGTCTTACAGAGGAACTTCCCACCATTAAAACCTATCATGAAGATAAATGGGCGGAGTTACCAGATACCACGGAAACGGATGTTTCTACATCCTTGAAACTCCTTGAAGGTTTGCATGCACGATGGACCGTGCTGCTAAAATCCCTAGATGCTTTAGCTCTCAGCAAGCAATATATACATCCGGAAAAGGCGCAGCCCCTGGATCTCAAAGATACTATTGCACTTTATGCCTGGCATGGGAACCATCACCTGGCACATATTAAGCAAGCCTTGGAAAATAAAGAGGATTAA
- a CDS encoding SsrA-binding protein yields MKNRFFKTLSKINKKILPSYSKKQLDLQKASKLQLAIFGWKLWVTKKALD; encoded by the coding sequence ATGAAAAATCGCTTTTTCAAGACTTTGTCCAAAATCAACAAAAAGATTTTACCGAGTTACTCAAAAAAACAATTGGATCTTCAAAAAGCAAGCAAACTACAATTAGCCATATTCGGGTGGAAACTTTGGGTGACAAAAAAAGCCTTGGATTAA
- a CDS encoding adenine phosphoribosyltransferase yields MTDLSKYIREVPNFPKDGIQFKDITPLLQNPEAIKEAVAQFLSLIGDEKIDKVVAIESRGFLFGLLLAEKLNAGFVPIRKPGKLPAETYAEVYDMEYGKDTLEIHCDAIKKGERIILHDDVLATGGTARTACNLVKKMGAEIVQCNFLVELEFLNGRNKLNSYAVESLLKY; encoded by the coding sequence ATGACCGATTTAAGTAAATATATTCGCGAGGTTCCCAATTTTCCTAAAGATGGGATACAGTTTAAGGATATTACTCCGCTGTTGCAAAATCCAGAAGCTATTAAGGAAGCAGTGGCGCAATTTTTATCACTTATTGGGGATGAGAAAATAGACAAGGTCGTAGCTATAGAATCCCGCGGATTTTTATTTGGATTGCTATTGGCCGAAAAATTGAATGCAGGTTTTGTACCCATAAGAAAGCCTGGAAAATTGCCTGCCGAAACCTATGCGGAGGTATACGATATGGAATATGGAAAAGACACCTTGGAAATTCATTGTGACGCCATCAAAAAAGGGGAACGAATTATTTTACATGACGATGTTTTGGCAACCGGAGGCACGGCAAGAACTGCTTGTAACTTGGTAAAAAAAATGGGTGCAGAGATCGTGCAATGCAATTTCTTGGTAGAACTGGAATTTTTGAATGGTAGAAATAAATTGAATTCTTATGCTGTCGAATCCTTGCTTAAATATTAA
- a CDS encoding S9 family peptidase: protein MRIHQFNPLKLNSFFFFFFVSLISFSGAAQSSELSVEKIMQDPSWMGTFPSNINWGEDSKTIYFDYNLQKDPSDSLYKIQLSQQATITKVSPKEQQKRISSRGDYNKDHSQKIFVKDGNLMLYSAKDSSVKTLLELGENISNPNFQLNEDLVSFELEDNLYLYDLKKGSLKKLTSIKNGEDKTKDDKALSKKEAWLEEDNLDLLSVVLERIQKEDSSKAYQSKIKKEAFTFYTGKRSVTNLQLSSNAKYATFNLITRADNKNTIVPNYVDASGYTVDLNARSKVGDDITKVELAIYNFVKDTVYMVKSDELPGIKDLPDYVGDYPDKEWEEAPRDVIAWGASFSENGKKALVNVRSHDNKDRWITLLDLENGTLKNLDRQRDEAWINGPGIGYSFGGGTLGWLPDNKHVYFQSEETGYSHLYLLNTDNGKKTAVTSGEYEVFDPQLSKDGKSWFLTTSEVDAGERHFYKMPVMGGKMTRLTSMLGSNQVTLSPDEKQMAILYSSSNQPWELYLKKTGSKEKAKQLTKGKSEAFKAYNWRAPNRIEVKAEDGTMVPARLYKPKDDVKNGAAVIFVHGAGYLQNAHNWWSSYFREYMFHNLLTDLGYTVLDMDYRGSAGYGRDWRTSIYRHMGGKDLSDQVDGAHYLVESHGIDQDKIGIYGGSYGGFITLMAMFNESDTFKSGAALRSVTDWAHYNDGYTSNILNTPVEDPIAYRRSSPIYFAEGLKGNLLIAHGMVDTNVHFQDVVRLAQRLIELKKDNWEMALYPVEGHGFVEPSSWTDEYKRILKLFNETLLEK from the coding sequence ATGAGAATCCATCAATTTAATCCCCTAAAGCTCAACTCATTCTTTTTCTTCTTCTTTGTTTCTTTGATATCTTTTTCGGGAGCCGCCCAGAGCAGTGAACTTTCAGTAGAAAAAATAATGCAAGATCCTTCATGGATGGGAACATTCCCTTCCAACATTAACTGGGGGGAGGATAGTAAAACCATCTATTTTGATTACAATCTCCAAAAGGATCCTTCAGATTCCCTTTATAAGATCCAACTTTCTCAACAAGCAACTATTACAAAAGTTTCTCCCAAGGAACAACAAAAAAGAATTTCATCCAGAGGAGATTATAACAAAGACCATTCTCAAAAGATCTTTGTTAAAGATGGAAATCTAATGCTTTATTCAGCCAAAGACAGTTCTGTTAAAACATTATTAGAGCTGGGAGAAAACATCTCAAATCCTAATTTTCAACTAAATGAAGACTTGGTTTCTTTTGAATTGGAGGATAATTTATACCTCTACGATCTAAAAAAAGGAAGCCTAAAAAAACTGACTTCAATTAAAAATGGAGAAGACAAAACGAAAGATGACAAAGCCCTATCTAAAAAGGAAGCATGGTTAGAGGAGGATAATTTAGATTTATTGAGCGTGGTATTGGAAAGGATACAAAAAGAAGATTCCAGCAAGGCATATCAAAGTAAAATTAAAAAAGAAGCTTTTACTTTTTATACCGGGAAAAGGTCTGTCACCAATTTACAGCTATCGTCCAACGCCAAATATGCCACTTTTAACCTTATTACCAGGGCAGATAACAAGAACACCATTGTTCCCAATTATGTGGATGCATCGGGATATACCGTGGACCTTAATGCGAGATCTAAAGTAGGAGACGATATCACGAAGGTGGAACTGGCTATTTACAACTTTGTAAAAGACACTGTGTATATGGTGAAATCTGATGAGCTCCCGGGGATCAAAGATCTTCCCGATTATGTGGGCGATTATCCAGATAAGGAATGGGAAGAGGCCCCAAGAGATGTAATCGCTTGGGGAGCCAGTTTTTCTGAAAATGGTAAAAAAGCCTTGGTAAATGTGCGTTCCCACGATAATAAAGATCGATGGATTACCCTATTGGACTTGGAAAATGGAACTTTAAAAAATTTAGACAGGCAACGGGATGAGGCGTGGATAAATGGCCCTGGAATTGGATATTCTTTTGGGGGCGGAACCCTTGGTTGGTTACCAGATAACAAACATGTTTATTTTCAATCTGAAGAAACAGGTTATTCCCATTTATATTTACTGAACACAGATAACGGGAAGAAAACAGCCGTAACTTCTGGAGAATATGAGGTGTTCGATCCCCAATTGTCCAAAGATGGAAAAAGTTGGTTTTTAACCACTTCTGAAGTTGATGCCGGAGAACGTCACTTTTACAAAATGCCCGTAATGGGAGGAAAAATGACTCGATTAACCAGCATGCTCGGAAGCAATCAAGTCACACTTTCCCCAGATGAAAAACAGATGGCAATTTTATATTCTTCCAGCAACCAGCCTTGGGAATTATACCTCAAAAAAACTGGGTCCAAGGAGAAAGCTAAACAATTAACGAAAGGGAAATCTGAAGCATTTAAGGCTTACAACTGGCGGGCACCAAATAGAATAGAAGTTAAAGCTGAGGATGGAACCATGGTCCCGGCCAGACTGTATAAACCGAAAGATGATGTAAAAAATGGGGCTGCGGTAATTTTTGTACATGGCGCAGGCTATCTTCAAAATGCCCATAATTGGTGGTCCTCTTATTTTAGGGAATATATGTTCCATAACCTATTAACAGATCTTGGCTATACCGTTTTGGATATGGATTATCGGGGAAGCGCTGGCTATGGAAGGGATTGGCGAACCAGTATTTATAGGCACATGGGCGGGAAAGATCTCTCCGATCAAGTAGATGGCGCACATTATTTAGTGGAATCGCATGGCATAGATCAAGACAAAATTGGGATTTATGGCGGGAGCTATGGTGGATTTATAACCTTGATGGCGATGTTCAATGAAAGTGACACTTTTAAATCTGGTGCCGCCTTGAGATCGGTAACAGATTGGGCACATTATAATGATGGCTATACTTCTAATATTCTAAATACACCGGTAGAGGATCCAATTGCGTATAGACGTTCTTCCCCTATTTATTTTGCTGAAGGATTAAAAGGTAATCTTCTGATCGCTCACGGAATGGTAGACACGAATGTGCATTTTCAAGATGTTGTGAGATTGGCTCAACGCTTAATAGAACTAAAGAAAGACAATTGGGAAATGGCCTTATATCCTGTAGAAGGTCACGGATTTGTAGAACCAAGCAGTTGGACCGATGAGTACAAGAGGATCCTAAAGTTGTTCAATGAAACTTTGTTAGAGAAGTAA
- a CDS encoding alanine/glycine:cation symporter family protein produces MTKIDAFIADFASFVWGLPLLILLIGGGFYLLVISKFLPFRYLGHALQVLRGKYDNPDDPGEISHFQALSTALSATVGMGNIAGVAVAIAIGGPGAIFWLWVSAIIGMATKFFTNSLAVMYRGKDSHGKIQGGPMYFIMEGLGKRWKALAVMFSVAGLVGALPVFNVNQLTQAINFILLEPNGVEVGFGSNLIIGLILVTITSIVIFGGLSRISKTVSKLVPLMVVMYFASVLIILFVNLDQVPYYLGLIFTDAFAANNFTGDSFLGGVLGGLIILGIRRGAFSNEAGIGTAPMAHGAAKTNEPIREGLVAMLGPAIDTLVVCTLTALAILVTGVWQTSDQNGVSLTAAAFNDAMPVYGNYILLICIAFFSISSLFSYSYYGTKCLSFLMGADKKHYYNYFYILSILMGATTTLSMMINLIDGFFALMAIPTMISTLILAPKVLKAAKDYFRRMDLRKREVMETVRD; encoded by the coding sequence ATGACTAAAATAGACGCATTTATTGCCGATTTTGCCTCATTTGTATGGGGACTTCCTCTTTTAATATTACTAATTGGTGGTGGATTCTACCTTCTGGTTATTTCAAAATTTCTTCCTTTTAGATATTTGGGTCATGCCTTGCAAGTATTACGTGGCAAGTACGATAATCCAGATGATCCTGGAGAAATTAGTCATTTTCAGGCATTATCTACAGCACTATCGGCTACGGTGGGGATGGGAAATATTGCAGGGGTTGCTGTGGCAATAGCCATTGGAGGTCCCGGAGCCATTTTCTGGCTGTGGGTAAGCGCCATTATAGGGATGGCAACAAAATTCTTCACCAATAGTTTAGCGGTTATGTACCGAGGGAAGGATTCTCATGGAAAAATCCAGGGTGGACCTATGTACTTTATCATGGAAGGATTGGGCAAAAGATGGAAGGCCTTGGCCGTGATGTTTAGTGTTGCAGGATTGGTAGGAGCCCTTCCGGTTTTTAATGTGAATCAGTTAACGCAAGCTATTAATTTTATCCTCTTAGAGCCAAATGGGGTAGAAGTAGGTTTTGGGTCTAATTTAATTATTGGATTAATTTTAGTGACTATCACTTCCATAGTGATCTTTGGTGGACTTTCAAGGATCAGTAAAACTGTTTCTAAACTAGTGCCCTTAATGGTAGTGATGTATTTTGCTTCGGTACTTATTATTTTATTCGTGAACTTAGATCAGGTACCTTATTATTTAGGTTTGATATTTACCGATGCTTTTGCTGCAAACAACTTTACCGGAGATTCATTTTTAGGAGGGGTTTTAGGTGGACTTATAATTTTAGGAATCCGTAGGGGAGCATTTTCCAACGAAGCAGGAATTGGAACTGCACCCATGGCGCATGGAGCGGCCAAGACGAACGAGCCGATTCGGGAAGGATTGGTAGCTATGCTCGGTCCAGCCATAGATACATTGGTGGTTTGTACATTAACCGCATTGGCGATCTTGGTTACCGGGGTTTGGCAGACTTCAGACCAAAATGGGGTGAGTTTAACGGCTGCCGCTTTTAATGATGCGATGCCTGTATATGGGAATTATATATTGCTGATCTGTATCGCATTTTTCAGTATTTCTTCTTTGTTCTCCTATTCTTACTATGGAACAAAATGTCTTTCATTCTTGATGGGAGCCGATAAGAAGCATTATTATAATTACTTCTATATCTTGAGTATTCTAATGGGAGCGACCACCACATTAAGCATGATGATCAATTTGATTGACGGCTTCTTTGCCTTAATGGCAATCCCAACAATGATCTCAACCTTGATCCTCGCTCCAAAAGTCTTAAAAGCAGCTAAGGACTATTTTAGAAGAATGGATCTTAGGAAGAGAGAAGTGATGGAAACTGTGAGGGATTAG
- a CDS encoding BLUF domain-containing protein has protein sequence MFHTICYVSNASKNLVEKDINILFEQVTSFNNSKNIKGILLFSSGSGNIFQILEDNKETINDLFYNQIKLDPRHKNIFVDIEKEYPGSVFNEYSSKFNTIKNTEDLKKIISYLESNKFNSTHEKLKRLLDPYGIFNDIKIKNPQLSLRIFL, from the coding sequence ATGTTCCATACTATTTGTTACGTAAGTAATGCAAGTAAAAATTTAGTTGAAAAAGATATTAATATACTCTTTGAACAGGTAACTTCATTTAACAATTCCAAAAACATAAAAGGTATTTTGCTTTTTAGTTCTGGTTCTGGTAATATTTTTCAAATTTTGGAGGATAATAAAGAAACTATCAACGATCTATTTTATAATCAAATAAAATTAGACCCAAGGCACAAGAATATTTTTGTGGATATAGAAAAGGAATATCCAGGTTCCGTTTTTAATGAATATAGCAGCAAGTTCAACACTATTAAGAACACTGAAGACCTTAAAAAGATCATTTCTTACTTGGAAAGCAATAAATTCAATTCCACCCACGAGAAATTAAAAAGATTGCTCGATCCATATGGAATTTTTAATGATATTAAAATAAAAAATCCGCAGCTTTCGCTACGGATTTTTCTGTGA
- a CDS encoding GatB/YqeY domain-containing protein gives MSLQDQVMTELKAAMRAKDAVKLEALRAIKSGILLAQTESGSKEEITEEEELKLLQKLVKQRKDSAAIYKEQNREDLAQPELDQAAVIEQFLPAQLSEAEIEQKVKDIIAKTGASGMKDMGKVMGMASGELAGKADGKTISMIVKRELSN, from the coding sequence ATGAGTTTACAAGACCAGGTAATGACCGAATTGAAGGCAGCGATGCGAGCTAAGGACGCGGTGAAATTAGAGGCTCTTCGTGCCATTAAAAGTGGAATATTATTGGCGCAAACCGAGAGTGGTTCTAAAGAGGAAATCACAGAGGAAGAGGAGTTGAAGTTATTGCAGAAATTGGTAAAACAACGCAAGGACAGTGCTGCTATTTACAAGGAACAAAATAGAGAAGATCTGGCACAACCAGAACTGGATCAAGCCGCAGTGATCGAGCAGTTTTTACCAGCCCAGTTAAGCGAGGCAGAAATAGAACAAAAAGTAAAAGACATCATTGCTAAAACCGGAGCTTCAGGAATGAAGGATATGGGAAAAGTGATGGGAATGGCTTCTGGGGAATTGGCAGGAAAAGCTGATGGAAAAACCATCTCTATGATTGTTAAAAGAGAACTGAGCAATTAA